CACTGTGCAGTACTAGGGTCTTTCTTTCTAAAAGTAACAGATTGGATAAAACTAGAGAAAGGACATTTAagtcacctcttttcccagtaTAAGGGAACAATCATCTCTCCACGATGGCCTTGGTTGTGGTGGTTCTCCAGTAATATCCCCATTACCAAATAACTGCATACGACACCTCTCAACCTTTAGTCACAAAACATCATGAAAAACTGTTGTTAACTTGTAAAGATGTCACAGACAGGTATAATGTTGAACTTAATTTCTCTTCAGGGGATGATGACAAATGCCATTGGAATGTTTCTAAAAGATGTTCAAGTAAAAGCATTTGGGTTTGACAAACCTCTTCCCTGTATGTAACTTCATGCTGAAACATGGATGAATGCTGATGCATGCCACCTAGGTAAACAGCTTGTTCATCAGAAAGCCCCACATAAATTCTACACATTCTGCCTGCAAAGTGAGGGTTCTCCCCATACTTTTCATGAAGTCTTTTTGTAGCCAAGGAGAGATGGGTTCCACCAAGGACTTCATAGCTGTGGTTgttcttttcttcttccttcCACTCAGTTTTACTTGATAACCCTTTAGCTGCCACAAACAGGGCTCCGTAGCTGCCTGCTGGATTTTTCTCCATTTCTGCCTCCAAACTGTTCAAAAAACTGTCATTAACCCTCCTGAACTGCCTTAATTTTGATGGAAGCTCAAGTTTATCAATCTTAATGAAATGAGATGAAGctgtaatgaaaacaaaaacagcactgttttaaacaataaaatcaaGCACCCCAGAGGTGAAAAGAAAtcataaattcaaacataattTACTCACTGAGGCAAAGTGAAATAATATAAATGTAACCACAAATTAGAACAACTTGCATAAATTTGGATAATTCTCTTACCGCTAACAAGACAGTCATCACATGACTGCATTAAGCCACCatctttcttgcattttttAGCTGCTACCTGATCCTCTGGGGTAAATGACAGTCGTTTTTTGTGCCGTTGAGGTTGATTTGTTGCAACAGGAGTTTCAGTATCATGACTCAGGACAGTTTGACTGTCAAAGTTTGGTGGTGTGTCAACTTTGGAGGCATTGTGGTGTTCTTTGCTTTTCTCTGCACTGTTGACAGCCAAAAGAGCAGATTCCTCTGGATGGAATAACTGATGGTTCTGAGGGCTTGAACATTCCTTATGTAGATTAAGAGCACTTGAAAGCTCTTTTGCCAAGTGGTCAGCATCTTTACTGGCACACTCATTGAATGGGTGACTTGAATGAAAGCGATCAAAATATCTTGAGGGAAGTATTgccaccttttttttcttttgacttgAACCATCTTGTCTAAATGTCAGCTATTAAAATAACACATGTACTGATAAGACTAAAACCAAGAACTAAAAAATTTAACTTAGTAGCATGTGCCCCAGAGTGGCCACACCtgatattttgtgtttttggttGTAATATGACTGATGTATCCTAGAATTGATTTGTGCtaagaatatgaaaattgcaaaggcataAGAAGATACGAGCAACTAAACAAACTGTGATAATTTGTGTATTTAATATTTCTCAcatttctacttttttttttcatttactgaCCACATAACTACTTACTCACTACGGGACGTTATATCTTGGGGCCGTCATGACCGTAAATCAACTACTTGGAACACAGCGTGTGTCACaatggacatatcatggaattTTGTGATAGTATAAcaactcaagtaagctatgatggTTCAGATCacttcaaatccgcagttcaatgtatgaaacatttcacatatcacttcacagtatAACAACTGTAGAGagtttttatcataattatgcATTTACGAAGGTAGGCGCTATTCTATGCGTTCTAACTGGCGTTGACTCGAAATAAAACGCTGCTGTTAAACCCGAAAAAGCCGCAACGAGTGTTTTTGACCCATCGGTTTGCAAAGAAAATACTACAATTTGAAGGAACACTTGCCTGATAATCCCTCGTATTCTTCTGGAGAAGTACATATCATGCTCTAGTAAGTGTGTTAATTTGAGTCCTTCCAAATTCCCACTTGGCCGGCCAGTTATGTCAAATAAGCGTCCTAAGTGAATGACTAAAACGAAATACTACACGTACCTGGATCATTCCTTTCCCTGACTGGGTAGTATAGCATACTTCCAACAAAATCCCATAGCCTTCTCCACTCTTACTTGTTAGGGGAGCACCGTTCATAAAAACTTTAACTTGCCCTTTCGCAGTGGTTAAAACCGTCCACAATTTCTCTCTGACAGGCctcattttgaaatttcaactAGCTTTACTCTACGCGGAGAGCACGTGTATCCCGCCCGTGTAGTATTTGTATATGCTCATTTGCATTGGGCCGGAAATCAACAAAACTTGTGACATTTGACACTGTTGACAGTCTAAAGCCGACAGACAAAAACAATCTAACCGAGAGCGTGTCTTTGATTGTGCGGCTGACGTTGtataataaaaattttaaaatatttaataaaaggaaaaaaaaataaacaatgaagcgatctgtgtttttttttttttttttccaacaaaaaagaCTCAAATTAATACATTTCGAGACAAGCGGTCTGCAACATGTCACTGACGTAAATCTGACAAGTTGCATAAATTAACAAAAGACGCGTTCGACTAGCAAGGTCTTTGGTTTAACTTCTGTAACTTATACAATTTAAATTTGTCTTAGCGACGCTAATGAGCAAACAGTTGCCACCGATTTCTTTTCCGGGGTCTTTCTTTGCCGTCATTGCGATAAACAAAGGGTTTCTccgtttattaattattttgtctaAAACAATAGGGCGGAAACGTTCTGATTTTTATTGTTTGCGGCATTTCtaagacaaacaaaaagttAACGCCAGTCACAGGATCAGTCCACTTGGGAAAGACGTCGCGTTTCACTTGATCTCGCAAATCTTCCCTTTGTACCCAAATCAGGTCCAAAATGGAGACGTCGAGTATTCACGATTTATCAATCGATTCAGTTGAGATATTTGAAGATAGTTTTGCCTCTACATTGTCCAGCCAATTTTCACACAGCACGCCCATCAAGGGtacaattaagaaaaaaaaaccagaaaTCGTCGCTGTGGCTAATGGATTTGAAGTATTCGATGAAAGCGCCGCCTCTGGTAAATATTAAAGAGTCTAAAGAGGCTCTGTAAATTTCGACAGCACTtggttgttattattttttttttttggcctgttCTGAATCGTCTCTTTACATTCATAGACACTCTATTAAGTTCAAGCAATGTCTCTGTTGAAGTGTTCGACGAAACAATGTCTTCCGATCATGAAGGTATGCCGTATTGACTAGTTAATGTATAATATCAATATTGCATTTAATATACTAAGCTtaagggcgcgatccattcaaccaaaattccaaccggtccgaccgggaaaagaggaccacctcaaaaggtggacccgttttttagaaacttttccggttggaccgaaccgatccattgagttttggaccgaaatttccggaaattttggttgaatggatcgcgccctaaGTGACCGCTAagtagcgttttttttttcttttggacaTCAGGTCATGGTGTTACTTTATATAGAACAATAATTGCCCTAGATTCTGTCATAcacattttataattattactcgGAAAGTAGTCGGCTGCAGCTGTGGGTTCTCTGATCTCCAAGGGCCTGTTTACCATTCCATCCAATGTAAATAGGGGACCCTTTCTTCAATTTTTGGCCGGCACCTGATCTCTCAAAGTCTAGTCTAGGTTTTCTGAAACTGAACATTTTCATGAAatgattttacaataatttcgACCGCCATAACTCAGTCGACTGGATGGTCTGTGACACTTAAAATGCTCcttgtttcttttaatttgcagacaATCGGGAAATTGAGGAAATAGTTGATGACACTCAAAAATCCTCTGAAATCTCAGGCAGAGATAAAAGTAAGTGAAATTGGAAGTACTTTATAGAATACATGAATAAGTTGTCTTATGCAAATAAATGACTTAAAATGGGTTTTTACTTGTAGGAGGTTGCAAAGTTGGTTTGACACTTTCAGGGAAGAGAGTTTTCTTATATTTGAATAATGCTAGAACCATTGCGCGCAAAATAGAAGACTTTGTCAAGTACCATGGAGctgttgttgtcatttttctaGAGAAGAATGTTGACATGATAATAATGGACAGGACATTAAAAAGAACTGCACCACCTATGAAAAGAAACTATTTAACAAGATCACAGCAACTTCTTAGAAAGTCAATCAAGCAAAGTGGTTCAAATTCTATTCAATTGTTTGCAACAAAATGGAACATCCCAATTATAGATCACTCTaaaatttttcatgtttgtaaAAGAGCATTGttccaagaaaaagaaatacttCTGGGGCACAAAAGGAAACTTATTGCACCATTTGTAAAAGTGGAAGATCGTAGTAGAAATTTTAAACCAGAGTTTATGGAATTTGATAAGTTTCCATTCATGGACATCACTGTCCCTTCTACTCAATCTCCTTTTCAAACTTGGTACCAACTTCATGTGAAGAACAATCAAGTAAATGAAAAAGTGGGTCAAAGGTACATCTGTGGGTTATGTGATGAAACATATGAAGTGCTCAAAATACACTTGGATACGAATAAGCACAAAGTTGCAGCAATGGACGATTCAAAGTATTCTAGAGTAGATTCTCTAATCAAACGTGGACTAAGCTGGAAAGATTTTGTTGACAATATTTGTAAGAAACATGCCAAAGTTAATAATAGTGTTGACTGTCACAAGGCATGATAACAATTAAACATGAACTGGACTTAAAGGTGCACTTCCACCCTAAATGCACTGTGCACCCCTCGCAAGTTTTGCATAtcacaaaatttgaaaaacctCGGAAAACCTTTCAGAATCATCCTTGTCAAAAGTAATCCGTCAATAAATCTTCCAGGTCCTGATTTTGAATGCTTTCTCTAATTATCATTTTTTATTTAGAACTATAATTATTTGTGGCAAACCAGTTTTGCTTGCTGCTCTGACAAAgccactttttgaaaaaggaTACCTGGTGAACCACTCGCTGATCAGGCTATTGGTAATGTTCCTTCTTTGGGAAACAGCACAAACTggtttgagaaaaaaataatagttgGCCAATTGGAATACACTCTTCAACAACAGCATGAttatcaaaacaatagcaaacaGTCACATTTCATCAAGGGTGGTAATGGGCCTTTAATGCACTGTtcacataataatttattagttgACGGAGGTGGTGCAAAAGTAAGTTTTCTCAATGGCATTTTCCTTACTAAAGCATTTAATTTCAATATGGTGATTAGATATCCTTCTCAAAGTTTTTCTAAATGTTTATGGTAAATTCACTTTGCCACCATTGTGTTCACTGGTCTTGATACAATGATTTATAATAAAGAATGCTCTGTTTTAGTTGTTATTTTCACAGCAAAGTGTGTGATCTCTTTTTGTctaaagttttcatttaatgaatgtttccttttcagtaCGAGATGATGAATGTATATTGCAATTGCTGGGTGTGGCTTGTTGTATTAGAAAGTGTATGAGGAAATTGTCGATAGAGGACATACATTCCACAGAACTGCATTTCCACAACAAGGATCAAGCTGAAAAACGCAACTATATCCTTGGGTTCCTCTCTGAAAATAGTACCATGGGAGATTCAGGGGAGTATCAAACAGAGTTCAAAGTCAAAGGGAGAACAATATGTAGAGAAGCCTGGTTATTAGTTCACAGCATAAACAAGGAATGGTACAGGCGGCACTTCAACAGATTCAAGGAGGGTGTAGTTGCTGTGGAACATGGAAATACAGGTCAAAAGAAACCATCTCAGAAGAGCAAAGACTGCATAGCATGGTTGCAATTCTTCATTTCCTGTGTTGGCCAGTACCAGCCTGATAACCGGACAATTCATCTGCCATCATGTTTTACAAGATTGAGTATTTACAACCGTATGTGTGAGGAAAACAACTCTTTTGGTTCGCCATCCATTGGTATCTCCCAGTTCTATTCCATATTTCGGGATCACTTTTCACATGTTCTTATACCAAAGGTAAGCGGTCTAAATGGCTTTAATTAGTAGAGAGTAGGCAATAACtgtgttttcaaaatttggtcacCTTCTTGGTATTaaaagtaataatttttttggcagCTTGGAAGCCATGTAATTTGAACTTTGGActtatttcaaagaaaacatttcaatgatCTACTGTTTAAAGTCATACACTGTACATGGAATTCAGGGAAGCATGGTATAGTCCTTTGCAATTTGTGACTTGTGGCTTTTGTTTACATGTTACAGGTATATATAGAAAATCAACCAAAACTTTAAGTCATTGCAACTGGCATTTACAATGTGACAATGTGACAGTAATTGTAAGTTCTTGGGCATGATTTTAAATTCTTACTATTTGTTACcttgtttttttgtgataaaAACAGGAAAACCGATTTACCAAATGCACAGACTGCACCCGGtacaaagaggaaaaagagaaaacttaTGACAAGAAAGCCAGAGAAGAAATTGACAAACTGTTGAATGAACACATGGAATTGGTTTGGTAAGGGACAGGACTGTACTATTTAGAGCAAGCAACTATAATAAAATCTGGTGCAATCGTTGCTAAAACTAGCAGTAATCATAGTTCACCTTGGGGTCCATGGCACCTGTATCAATTTCCATGAAACatcttaaaaattaataattttttttatactcCTAGACTGAGTTATGCAGAGTGGATTTCTCACTCTATACTACTTTTGGATGAAACCCTTTGATGTTTTTACTGAGGGCACAACCAATCTCAAGCATTTTTTTGGGTTGGTTGTGCCTATTAGATGTGCATTCTACtgtaattttgaaaatgtaatCATTTAACCTTTTGTAGGAGAGAGAGGAGAGTGTACTACCTGCATCGGTACAAAGCCCGACGGTACCCTTCAAAATATTTGACCATCATAGATGATGCCATGGATCAAAAGACAACATGCATCCCACGTGTACGCAGGAAAACAAAGGCGACATGTAACCTGGCAACAGTGGGCACTCATCTTGTGGGTGCAATTTTTCACAGTGGCCAATCACCCCATGGAAAAGATGTTTTTGGGTCATTTGATTACTACCAATGGTCACATGACCCAAACTTAACTGCATCTGTTTTACTAACCATGCTGGCAAGATGGTGTGAAAAGTATAAACTTCCACCAGTGTTATATCTTCAGTTAGACAACTGTGTGAAAGAAAATAAGAACCAGTTCATTCTTTGGCTGCTTGCTTATCTGGTGGAGTTGGGAATTTTTGAGAAGGTAAATGCCTTTGTATACCTGGACTGTATGTTGAGCTTAAGGACTGCTCCTTTCCTTCAATTTCCTTAGGCACTGAAATGTACAAGTGAAACTATTACTTATTAGCAATAACTGAATTATGTCTGTAGAGGTCCTCAGTACTCTATTTACACTGTCTGCTTTCAGATACGTCTGAACTTTCTGCCTGTGGGTCATACCCATGAGGATATTGATGCCTTCTTTGGCGTTTTTTCAAAGTACTTGGCACAAACAGATGTTTACACTATAGACGGTAAGAGACAAATGTCATAATGCCAAAGATGTTGCGTGTGCTTGCAAGAAGAGAAAATGGCTAAGGAAGGCCTTTTAACAATATAGCAGTacttcaagttaaaatgaaaactatagTTATTGTGATTTGACATTTCTTGTCATCCTAGTCACACTGAATGCCTaaacatgaatttaaaattgtttaattttgaccaaGCTTGGTTGAAATACCTTTGGGCCACATGAAcctacaataataatatcatacTGTATACATAGGGGAGAGTAAGTTCATTTTTAATTATCATACACTGTACTTTAAGAGTAAACTCACCAAGTTTAAGCATGTTGTTTCTTTCAGACCTGCTGAGAGCTATGGAGAGCTGCCTGACAACCATCAAGGCCTTTCCATTCTTACTTGACGTGGTGTTCAACATCAAAGAATGGCTCTCACCCCATGCAAATGAACTTCACTCACATACTCAGCCAAAGTGCTTCAAATTTGTGAGAAATGACGCGGGAAACTGTGTGATGTTTTATAGGAATTACTCTTACATGAAATGGGAAGGACCACAGCAGCTTCTAAAGGTGTGATTTTGTAAACTGAAAGTGTTTGTGGATTCATACATGTATGTTGTACTTAAGCATTGTCGTCACATATATTTTTCTATAAATTAATTAAGTAtcaccaaaaccaaatttacttttagctccaaaattaaaaaaaagtgatatttcCAACAGTTTACGTTGTAGATATTTTGTTCATCTCAGTTTATTTGATTTTTACCTGGTACTTTTTCAAACTACTGTAGGTAACTTTTTCTCTAACCAGGtatttttcttgac
The Acropora muricata isolate sample 2 chromosome 3, ASM3666990v1, whole genome shotgun sequence genome window above contains:
- the LOC136911183 gene encoding uncharacterized protein isoform X1 — its product is METSSIHDLSIDSVEIFEDSFASTLSSQFSHSTPIKGTIKKKKPEIVAVANGFEVFDESAASDTLLSSSNVSVEVFDETMSSDHEDNREIEEIVDDTQKSSEISGRDKIRDDECILQLLGVACCIRKCMRKLSIEDIHSTELHFHNKDQAEKRNYILGFLSENSTMGDSGEYQTEFKVKGRTICREAWLLVHSINKEWYRRHFNRFKEGVVAVEHGNTGQKKPSQKSKDCIAWLQFFISCVGQYQPDNRTIHLPSCFTRLSIYNRMCEENNSFGSPSIGISQFYSIFRDHFSHVLIPKENRFTKCTDCTRYKEEKEKTYDKKAREEIDKLLNEHMELVWRERRVYYLHRYKARRYPSKYLTIIDDAMDQKTTCIPRVRRKTKATCNLATVGTHLVGAIFHSGQSPHGKDVFGSFDYYQWSHDPNLTASVLLTMLARWCEKYKLPPVLYLQLDNCVKENKNQFILWLLAYLVELGIFEKIRLNFLPVGHTHEDIDAFFGVFSKYLAQTDVYTIDDLLRAMESCLTTIKAFPFLLDVVFNIKEWLSPHANELHSHTQPKCFKFVRNDAGNCVMFYRNYSYMKWEGPQQLLKSMPRTKPSLIQPTLNKIDSDALRRDLKKFQDNYPKGVFEAWSQWVQNINKLLQLPTEWEWHLDTLQNCEKLRPAIQDVAVPGHLIALHDKETEETQQIYTGRYRPPHARKNPVVTQDDCLENIEVGSFVAVNLSNCDKVPVLGKVLEASADRVKVHYWKGSFKGKWSPHNAPRTRTAWVDDLPKECIILCSFSLTEGNKLFPSTRKHLQDEYKRLGKI
- the LOC136911183 gene encoding uncharacterized protein isoform X2 codes for the protein MSSDHEDNREIEEIVDDTQKSSEISGRDKIRDDECILQLLGVACCIRKCMRKLSIEDIHSTELHFHNKDQAEKRNYILGFLSENSTMGDSGEYQTEFKVKGRTICREAWLLVHSINKEWYRRHFNRFKEGVVAVEHGNTGQKKPSQKSKDCIAWLQFFISCVGQYQPDNRTIHLPSCFTRLSIYNRMCEENNSFGSPSIGISQFYSIFRDHFSHVLIPKENRFTKCTDCTRYKEEKEKTYDKKAREEIDKLLNEHMELVWRERRVYYLHRYKARRYPSKYLTIIDDAMDQKTTCIPRVRRKTKATCNLATVGTHLVGAIFHSGQSPHGKDVFGSFDYYQWSHDPNLTASVLLTMLARWCEKYKLPPVLYLQLDNCVKENKNQFILWLLAYLVELGIFEKIRLNFLPVGHTHEDIDAFFGVFSKYLAQTDVYTIDDLLRAMESCLTTIKAFPFLLDVVFNIKEWLSPHANELHSHTQPKCFKFVRNDAGNCVMFYRNYSYMKWEGPQQLLKSMPRTKPSLIQPTLNKIDSDALRRDLKKFQDNYPKGVFEAWSQWVQNINKLLQLPTEWEWHLDTLQNCEKLRPAIQDVAVPGHLIALHDKETEETQQIYTGRYRPPHARKNPVVTQDDCLENIEVGSFVAVNLSNCDKVPVLGKVLEASADRVKVHYWKGSFKGKWSPHNAPRTRTAWVDDLPKECIILCSFSLTEGNKLFPSTRKHLQDEYKRLGKI